The following proteins are co-located in the Desulfurococcus amylolyticus Z-533 genome:
- the pdxT gene encoding pyridoxal 5'-phosphate synthase glutaminase subunit PdxT translates to MKIGVLALQGDYLEHYQVLKSLGGVEPVIVKHSKELSDIDALIIPGGESTTIGSLIENRMLSKPLVEFMETGKPVLGTCAGAILLAKEVVDRVVGETKQYTLRAMNIRIMRNAYGRQRESFIATVDIEDIGEVRAAFIRAPIILEAREPARITGYLNDSSLGRHGVAAREKNLYAVTFHPEITGDIRLYNYIIQQAKR, encoded by the coding sequence ATTAAAATAGGCGTCTTAGCTCTACAGGGAGACTACCTTGAGCATTACCAGGTGCTCAAATCGCTTGGGGGAGTTGAACCAGTGATCGTTAAGCATTCAAAGGAGCTCTCAGACATTGATGCATTGATAATACCAGGCGGTGAATCCACGACAATAGGCTCATTAATAGAGAACAGGATGCTCAGCAAGCCCTTAGTGGAGTTTATGGAGACCGGTAAACCAGTTCTAGGCACCTGTGCCGGCGCAATACTCCTGGCTAAAGAGGTGGTCGACAGGGTTGTTGGGGAGACAAAACAGTATACTCTCAGGGCAATGAATATCAGGATAATGAGGAACGCGTATGGGAGGCAAAGGGAATCATTCATTGCGACGGTCGATATTGAGGATATAGGGGAGGTGCGGGCAGCGTTTATAAGAGCTCCTATAATACTCGAGGCGCGTGAGCCTGCGAGGATAACTGGTTACCTCAACGATTCCTCGCTGGGTAGGCATGGTGTTGCTGCACGTGAGAAGAACCTGTACGCAGTGACATTCCATCCCGAGATAACGGGTGATATAAGGCTCTACAACTATATTATCCAGCAAGCCAAGAGATAG
- the pdxS gene encoding pyridoxal 5'-phosphate synthase lyase subunit PdxS, whose product MKLVDAYVFLEELGSLLYKLLEQRDKLREEGYPVPGREVATPLVKYGFVSMLKGGVIMDVTNPEQAIIAEEAGAVGVMVLDKLPYDVRMAGGVARTADVKVIEEVMSSITIPVSAKCRIGHEFEARVLEEVGVDLIDESEVLTPVDEKAHINKWLFKTPFVNGARSLPEALRRIYEGASMIRTKGEPGTGNVAEAVKHIKIVNRDIYMLNGYYRNGDVEAIWVYSKENRVPYELALLTARLGRLPVVNFAAGGIATPADAALMMWLGADGVFVGSGIFKSNDPEARARGIVLATTYWDDPETVLEAQKMVSEKASMLGIDIRRLKPEELMQERGV is encoded by the coding sequence TTGAAGCTTGTTGACGCCTACGTGTTCCTCGAGGAGCTAGGAAGCCTTCTCTACAAGCTCTTAGAGCAAAGGGATAAACTCAGAGAGGAGGGATACCCTGTTCCAGGGAGAGAGGTAGCAACACCCCTGGTGAAATACGGGTTTGTATCTATGCTTAAAGGCGGGGTCATCATGGATGTGACTAATCCCGAGCAGGCAATCATAGCTGAGGAGGCAGGTGCTGTAGGGGTGATGGTGCTTGATAAATTACCCTACGATGTCAGAATGGCTGGAGGTGTCGCGAGAACGGCTGATGTAAAGGTTATAGAGGAGGTAATGAGCTCTATAACTATACCTGTCTCAGCGAAATGTAGGATAGGGCATGAATTTGAGGCCAGGGTTCTAGAGGAAGTTGGAGTCGACCTAATAGATGAGAGTGAAGTGTTGACGCCTGTCGATGAGAAAGCCCATATTAATAAATGGTTGTTCAAGACGCCATTTGTTAATGGTGCTAGAAGCCTTCCAGAGGCGTTGAGAAGAATCTATGAGGGGGCATCAATGATCAGAACCAAGGGGGAGCCGGGTACTGGTAACGTAGCTGAGGCCGTTAAACACATAAAGATCGTAAACAGGGATATCTACATGCTCAACGGCTACTATAGGAACGGAGATGTAGAGGCGATATGGGTTTACTCGAAGGAGAACCGAGTTCCCTACGAGCTTGCTCTTCTAACAGCCAGACTGGGGAGACTGCCTGTCGTGAACTTCGCAGCTGGAGGGATAGCGACGCCTGCGGATGCAGCCTTAATGATGTGGCTTGGTGCCGATGGAGTCTTCGTTGGCTCAGGCATATTCAAGAGTAATGATCCAGAGGCCAGGGCCCGAGGGATAGTATTAGCAACAACTTACTGGGATGACCCGGAGACGGTGCTTGAGGCACAGAAAATGGTGTCTGAGAAAGCTTCAATGCTCGGGATAGATATCAGGAGGCTTAAACCCGAGGAGTTGATGCAGGAGCGAGGTGTGTAG
- a CDS encoding bifunctional ADP-dependent NAD(P)H-hydrate dehydratase/NAD(P)H-hydrate epimerase, with protein MWCPLLKICSVSEMRLIDEEAQKYGLSSIILMEEAGSALYTVILREYGVEGRRFTVIAGTGNNGGDALVAARRLHAGGGFVEVFIVGNPIKMSEAARTNRDILVKMGIPVKYVSSDEEVSALEESINRADVLLVGLIGIGLRGEVSGLPRRIIELVNSSGKPVVSVDIPSGVEGDTGLVRGVAVKSSITVAFGMPKYGNILYPGYHYCGKLYVSMLSYPRGIIESVRAELNTPVKLPERPRWGHKGVFGKLLAVAGARYYYGAPYYVSLSFLKVGGGYSRLAAPKGIIPYIASRAHEVVYIPLEETSEGTIALGNLEKILGVIEEHSIDIVAVGPGVSLNNETQELVRELVESIDKPVIIDGDGITAVSGNPDVVKKRKAPTIVTPHPAEFSRLVNKPLKEVQENPVEYLRKACMELGSYIVYKGAHSMICYPDGYIYVNMTGNPGMAKAGSGDVLTGAIAGMYGIGLRNIGEAVRMGVLVHGLAGDLAAEDIGEDGITPDTIMEYLPKAVKVLRENPGLIVDKYMPKQV; from the coding sequence ATGTGGTGTCCCTTATTGAAGATCTGCAGCGTCAGTGAGATGAGGTTGATCGATGAGGAGGCTCAAAAATACGGGTTATCCAGTATTATATTAATGGAGGAGGCTGGTAGCGCCCTTTACACAGTAATACTCAGGGAATACGGTGTTGAAGGAAGAAGGTTCACGGTTATAGCTGGGACGGGCAACAACGGCGGCGACGCGCTTGTAGCTGCTAGGAGACTACATGCAGGCGGCGGATTTGTCGAGGTATTCATCGTGGGCAACCCGATTAAGATGAGTGAAGCAGCGAGAACCAACCGTGATATCCTGGTTAAAATGGGCATACCGGTTAAATACGTCTCCAGCGATGAGGAGGTCAGCGCACTCGAGGAATCCATCAATAGGGCAGACGTACTTTTAGTGGGATTAATAGGTATAGGGTTGAGGGGAGAGGTATCCGGGCTACCTAGAAGAATCATTGAATTAGTCAACTCTAGTGGAAAACCAGTTGTAAGTGTTGACATACCATCTGGTGTTGAAGGGGACACCGGACTAGTGAGGGGTGTAGCGGTTAAGTCAAGTATCACTGTCGCCTTCGGCATGCCGAAATATGGTAATATATTATATCCAGGCTACCATTACTGTGGGAAGCTATATGTATCAATGCTCTCGTACCCGAGGGGCATCATCGAATCAGTTAGGGCTGAGTTGAATACTCCTGTGAAACTCCCTGAGAGGCCTAGATGGGGTCATAAAGGAGTATTTGGGAAACTACTCGCCGTAGCCGGCGCTAGATACTATTATGGTGCACCATACTATGTATCCCTATCATTCCTCAAGGTGGGAGGTGGATATTCTAGGCTAGCAGCACCTAAGGGCATCATACCCTATATAGCCTCCAGGGCTCATGAAGTAGTCTACATCCCCCTTGAGGAGACGAGTGAGGGCACCATAGCCCTCGGCAACCTCGAGAAGATACTGGGAGTCATAGAGGAACATAGCATAGATATTGTAGCAGTTGGGCCAGGGGTCTCGTTAAATAATGAGACACAGGAGCTCGTAAGAGAGCTCGTGGAGTCGATAGATAAGCCGGTTATAATCGATGGAGATGGGATAACAGCTGTATCCGGGAACCCTGATGTGGTGAAGAAGAGGAAGGCTCCCACTATCGTAACGCCTCACCCGGCCGAGTTCTCGAGGCTTGTTAACAAGCCTTTAAAAGAGGTACAGGAGAACCCGGTGGAGTACTTGAGGAAAGCATGTATGGAGCTAGGCTCCTACATAGTGTATAAGGGAGCCCATAGCATGATATGCTATCCGGATGGATACATATATGTGAATATGACGGGTAATCCAGGCATGGCTAAAGCTGGAAGCGGTGATGTACTCACAGGCGCTATAGCAGGGATGTATGGTATAGGGTTGAGGAACATCGGTGAAGCTGTTAGAATGGGGGTGCTTGTACACGGTCTCGCCGGGGATTTAGCAGCTGAGGATATAGGAGAGGATGGTATCACCCCAGATACTATTATGGAGTATTTGCCTAAAGCTGTTAAGGTGTTAAGGGAGAATCCTGGCCTCATAGTTGATAAATACATGCCTAAACAAGTTTAA
- a CDS encoding TRM11 family SAM-dependent methyltransferase has protein sequence MRLVDYNEYLNYVSKRNTVIVEGEEIELKPIKVKRMMPLPEELPDSSSTVWSFPKRGTWATHRGDYRGNWPPQVARLLIERYSNPGDIVLDPMIGSGTTCIEAKLLGRNCIGVDISYEAVILTLHRLYWLEKTLENPPNDACSIDLENARRAVVEIYHGDARRLSRVRDETIDLVITHPPYFNIIKYSSRVDGDLSRASSLEEYLKWFNEATGEIYRVLKPGGHLGILIGDTRIRKYYVPISHHVLEILLRRGFILREEVVKIQHKMKTTREVWSRLKDRDFLLIYHEKLYVMRKPRNQEEYEKYKYSANMDLDLSN, from the coding sequence ATGAGGCTCGTTGACTACAACGAGTATCTGAACTACGTCTCCAAGAGAAACACAGTTATTGTTGAGGGAGAGGAGATAGAATTAAAGCCCATTAAGGTTAAGAGGATGATGCCGCTACCCGAGGAACTCCCTGATTCCTCCTCAACAGTATGGAGTTTCCCTAAGAGGGGTACATGGGCTACTCATAGAGGCGACTACAGGGGTAACTGGCCTCCCCAGGTAGCTAGGTTACTGATTGAAAGGTATAGTAACCCAGGCGACATAGTGCTAGACCCCATGATCGGCTCTGGCACCACTTGCATAGAGGCTAAGCTCCTCGGCAGGAACTGCATAGGCGTCGACATAAGCTACGAGGCCGTGATCCTTACTCTCCACAGGCTGTACTGGCTTGAAAAAACCCTCGAGAACCCGCCGAATGATGCATGCAGTATAGACTTAGAGAATGCTAGGAGGGCTGTGGTAGAGATCTATCATGGCGATGCCAGGAGGCTCAGCAGGGTAAGGGATGAAACAATAGATCTGGTGATTACTCACCCGCCATATTTTAATATAATTAAGTATAGCAGTAGAGTTGACGGCGATCTCTCGAGGGCGAGCAGCCTAGAGGAGTATCTTAAATGGTTTAATGAAGCGACTGGGGAGATCTATAGGGTCTTAAAGCCGGGGGGACATCTTGGAATACTTATAGGGGATACCCGTATCCGTAAATACTATGTGCCAATATCCCATCATGTACTGGAGATTCTTTTAAGAAGAGGCTTCATCCTCAGGGAGGAGGTGGTGAAGATACAGCATAAAATGAAGACGACAAGAGAGGTATGGTCTAGGCTCAAGGACAGGGATTTTCTACTCATATATCATGAGAAACTCTACGTCATGAGAAAGCCCAGGAACCAGGAAGAGTATGAGAAGTACAAGTATAGTGCAAACATGGACCTGGATTTATCTAACTAG
- a CDS encoding ABC transporter ATP-binding protein produces MIEVKNVSKSFGKARVLSDVSFNVGNGEVVGYVGLNGSGKTTTIRIIVGVLNPDSGDVIVDGYSVLRDKRRASERVGWVPELPIFETEFKALDYFVYLAGYHGLSRSEAVKLGKELLGRMGLEDAMNKRLSEYSQGMKKRFALAVSLISNPPNIVFDEVLNGLDPQGIAFFRELTHEFKRENKAVLFSSHILKEVEQLADKVVFIHKGRIIGIYTVEEITRLAKPSLKIRVSSNLEEAVKILSNYGEVVAGDMEVTIKINHGVSPEEIVGELVKRNIGVKEFRSEERDLETFFFELIKEAEKQ; encoded by the coding sequence TTGATCGAGGTTAAAAACGTATCGAAATCTTTTGGAAAGGCGAGGGTTCTTTCTGATGTCTCATTCAATGTTGGTAACGGCGAGGTAGTGGGTTACGTTGGCTTGAACGGTTCTGGTAAGACAACTACTATAAGGATAATAGTAGGTGTCTTAAACCCAGATAGCGGCGATGTGATCGTGGATGGATACAGTGTGCTCAGAGATAAGAGGAGGGCTTCAGAGAGGGTTGGGTGGGTTCCCGAGCTACCAATCTTTGAGACAGAGTTTAAGGCGCTGGACTACTTCGTTTACCTGGCAGGCTACCATGGCTTAAGCAGAAGCGAGGCCGTTAAACTAGGTAAAGAGCTACTTGGTAGGATGGGGCTGGAGGATGCTATGAATAAGAGACTCTCAGAGTACTCGCAGGGGATGAAGAAGAGGTTTGCGCTGGCTGTATCGTTGATAAGTAATCCGCCCAACATAGTATTCGATGAGGTGTTAAATGGCCTGGATCCACAGGGGATAGCCTTCTTCAGAGAGCTTACACATGAGTTCAAGAGGGAGAATAAAGCTGTATTATTCTCCTCGCATATACTGAAGGAGGTTGAACAGTTAGCCGATAAAGTAGTGTTTATACATAAGGGTAGGATAATAGGCATATACACAGTAGAGGAGATAACCAGGCTCGCGAAGCCAAGCTTGAAGATAAGGGTTTCAAGCAATCTTGAGGAAGCGGTCAAGATACTGAGCAACTATGGTGAAGTAGTAGCCGGAGACATGGAGGTAACTATTAAAATAAACCATGGAGTTAGCCCGGAGGAAATAGTGGGCGAGCTCGTAAAGAGAAACATCGGAGTCAAGGAGTTCAGAAGCGAGGAAAGGGATCTCGAAACATTCTTCTTCGAGTTAATAAAGGAGGCTGAGAAACAGTGA
- a CDS encoding ABC transporter permease produces the protein MKPFIYDFKRALFRKATMVTLVLFLVAGLGLTYISAQQMITGSLNLLYNGVVLFRLDTMGRKLEVIGGVYDNELNPANIELSLSLSTISGYSSDWKTIDLGRYQLTGETRLEIPIPGEIVETPEPGMKAALRAVITRVRVGTLDISHLNEPLPTLFLDNVVNNTPVYGGCIFLGHKGSHISIDSHINVCMNIASARDRLYLIMGFPQLPVKPLQVYYNISVAELVSLTSSINVGIVNLTGMKYLGDISDDMRIYVFPIELGDVSRHQFLNVSWAVVTSNGEIRGGSGNIIVNMGETARGVITSYIGSTGLSLFALLFPVVMLYLGYVLIAKPKSQGALEFILARPITRADLYMTRYIAGILVALTAPLLFITTLYAGVYVVMRVLLSPQDMLLFYLGIAGSLVAFYTLCYYIAVEFKGTSYLALAITLYLFFLIGLQIVGMILAFTIGHTTSIDEIIKTQYKLYYFSPFGFTNLVSALIQYNYRVLGEIVLEVVKPEYIVAAFAAWTLIPFIAGLLRFKVKNLSS, from the coding sequence GTGAAACCCTTTATCTACGACTTCAAGAGAGCACTATTCAGAAAGGCAACCATGGTGACACTAGTCTTATTCCTAGTTGCTGGGTTAGGGTTAACATATATCTCAGCACAACAGATGATAACAGGGAGTCTAAACCTCCTTTATAATGGAGTAGTGCTCTTTAGACTAGACACGATGGGTCGGAAACTCGAAGTGATCGGCGGGGTATATGATAACGAACTCAACCCAGCCAATATAGAGCTGTCGCTCAGCCTATCCACTATATCCGGATATAGTTCAGACTGGAAGACTATAGACCTTGGAAGATATCAGTTAACAGGGGAGACTAGACTAGAGATCCCAATCCCAGGCGAGATAGTAGAAACACCTGAACCAGGTATGAAAGCTGCTCTCAGAGCAGTGATTACCAGGGTAAGGGTTGGAACCCTGGATATATCACACCTAAATGAACCCTTACCTACTTTATTTCTAGACAACGTCGTAAATAATACCCCAGTATATGGAGGCTGTATATTCCTAGGCCATAAGGGTTCACACATATCGATAGACTCCCATATTAATGTATGCATGAATATAGCTTCAGCCAGGGATAGGCTCTACCTCATAATGGGTTTCCCACAGCTACCGGTTAAGCCGTTACAGGTATACTATAATATATCAGTAGCCGAACTTGTATCACTCACCTCATCAATAAACGTTGGAATTGTTAACTTGACGGGCATGAAGTACCTAGGCGATATAAGCGATGACATGAGGATATATGTGTTCCCGATAGAACTGGGAGATGTCTCCAGGCATCAGTTCCTAAACGTCTCCTGGGCAGTGGTGACAAGCAATGGCGAGATTCGAGGGGGAAGCGGTAATATAATCGTAAATATGGGGGAGACTGCAAGAGGTGTCATAACAAGCTACATAGGTAGTACAGGTTTATCCCTCTTCGCCCTCTTATTCCCCGTTGTAATGCTCTACCTAGGCTACGTCTTAATAGCTAAGCCGAAGAGCCAGGGCGCTTTGGAGTTCATTCTTGCGAGGCCTATTACAAGAGCAGACCTATACATGACCCGATACATTGCAGGTATACTGGTAGCCTTAACTGCACCACTTTTATTCATCACAACGCTGTATGCTGGGGTATACGTGGTTATGCGGGTATTGCTTAGCCCGCAGGACATGCTGTTATTCTACCTGGGTATAGCTGGATCCCTGGTGGCCTTCTATACTTTATGCTACTATATAGCTGTAGAGTTCAAGGGCACCTCATACCTAGCCCTCGCAATAACATTATACTTGTTCTTCCTAATAGGGCTTCAGATAGTAGGCATGATACTGGCATTCACAATAGGGCATACAACAAGCATAGATGAGATAATAAAGACCCAGTATAAGCTGTACTACTTTAGCCCGTTTGGATTCACAAACCTGGTTTCAGCACTAATACAATACAATTACAGGGTGCTAGGGGAAATAGTTCTAGAGGTAGTTAAGCCAGAATACATTGTAGCAGCTTTCGCCGCCTGGACGCTAATACCGTTTATAGCCGGGTTACTCAGGTTCAAAGTGAAGAATCTATCTAGCTAA
- a CDS encoding metallophosphoesterase has product MLSILALSDIHERTQRFKALAKLVEEAGGVGLTIVAGDITYFKPANIAIKILEKLHEAVGSPILFIPGNCDDPRLTGSLDTSNNILNIHGKPVEVEGYIFYGIGGGGVSPFNTFIEYSEDDFNDLIGRVSGIDPGRLIMITHQPVNGFFDEVSNMHIGSKVFREFMTARQPLLWITGHIHEHSGWIRSGGTVIVHPGPFMHGYYALITISGGSVTGVSIKRI; this is encoded by the coding sequence ATGCTGAGCATCCTAGCACTCTCTGACATACATGAGAGGACCCAGAGGTTTAAGGCTCTCGCCAAACTTGTTGAGGAGGCCGGCGGAGTTGGGCTCACAATTGTAGCAGGCGACATAACATACTTTAAGCCGGCTAACATAGCTATCAAGATACTGGAGAAGCTACATGAGGCAGTGGGATCACCGATTCTATTCATCCCAGGCAACTGCGATGACCCCCGGCTAACTGGCTCCCTGGATACGTCAAACAATATTCTAAACATCCATGGTAAGCCAGTTGAAGTAGAGGGATACATCTTCTATGGGATAGGGGGTGGGGGTGTATCACCGTTTAACACATTCATCGAGTACAGCGAGGACGACTTTAATGATTTAATAGGGAGGGTCAGTGGTATTGATCCGGGCAGGCTCATAATGATCACTCATCAACCCGTGAACGGCTTCTTTGATGAAGTAAGCAACATGCACATAGGCTCGAAGGTATTCAGGGAATTCATGACAGCCAGACAGCCCTTACTTTGGATAACAGGCCACATTCACGAGCACTCCGGATGGATTAGGAGCGGTGGCACAGTGATAGTTCACCCAGGTCCATTCATGCATGGATATTACGCGTTAATCACTATATCAGGGGGCAGTGTAACCGGTGTAAGCATTAAGAGGATTTAA
- a CDS encoding TIGR00269 family protein: MANCSICGRPAIYVNPVNNKAYCKNHFIEYFEKKVKKTIRKYRMLGKNEHIIVAVSGGKDSIALLHVLHKLSRKMPGWRVTAVLVDEGIKGYREKTVENLVAYAAKNKVDYHIVSFKEYIGASLDEIVEKGRARGLPYLPCSYCGVFRRYVLNKAARRLGGTVIATAHNLDDVIQTFLMNIVSNSVDKIYKLTPVISDEEGGFIKRIKPFYTVLEKESALYALLNGLIEPEYVQCPYAEYNIRFTIRKLINELEDKHPGVKYGLLNSLISLTQEKQTRDTVNKKQVCKICGEPSSHPVCRACLYRYELGLTTSEEADRITELIRENPVLKKYVYLKQSS, encoded by the coding sequence ATGGCTAACTGCAGTATATGTGGGCGTCCAGCAATATATGTGAACCCCGTTAATAATAAGGCTTACTGCAAAAACCACTTCATCGAGTACTTTGAGAAGAAGGTTAAGAAGACCATTAGGAAATACCGTATGCTGGGTAAAAACGAGCATATAATAGTGGCTGTGAGCGGTGGGAAAGACTCAATAGCCCTCCTACACGTACTCCACAAGTTATCGAGGAAGATGCCCGGCTGGCGTGTCACAGCTGTACTTGTAGATGAGGGTATAAAGGGGTATAGGGAGAAGACTGTGGAGAACCTTGTTGCATATGCCGCGAAGAACAAGGTTGACTACCATATAGTATCCTTTAAGGAGTATATTGGTGCATCACTTGATGAAATAGTTGAGAAAGGGAGAGCAAGAGGTCTCCCATACCTCCCCTGTAGCTACTGCGGGGTTTTCCGCAGATACGTCCTCAATAAGGCTGCTAGAAGACTAGGTGGGACGGTTATAGCTACAGCCCACAACCTCGACGATGTTATTCAAACATTCTTAATGAATATTGTCTCGAACAGTGTTGATAAAATATATAAGCTAACACCGGTTATAAGCGATGAAGAAGGGGGCTTCATTAAGAGGATAAAGCCGTTCTACACTGTCCTTGAGAAGGAGTCAGCCCTCTACGCATTGCTGAATGGATTAATAGAGCCTGAGTATGTTCAGTGCCCGTATGCGGAGTATAATATCAGGTTCACTATCAGGAAGTTAATAAACGAGCTCGAGGATAAGCATCCAGGCGTAAAGTACGGGCTACTCAACAGCCTCATATCCCTCACGCAGGAAAAGCAAACCAGGGACACCGTGAACAAGAAGCAAGTATGCAAGATATGCGGAGAACCCTCCTCACATCCAGTATGTAGAGCCTGCCTCTACAGGTACGAGCTCGGCTTAACGACTAGTGAGGAAGCAGACAGGATAACCGAGTTAATCAGGGAAAACCCAGTGTTAAAGAAGTACGTATATCTAAAACAGTCTTCCTAA
- a CDS encoding ABC transporter permease, whose protein sequence is MLVSDILKLSIRTLSEKKLRAVLTIIGIAIGPMALMTIGGVTSGYGDFIVNSIMGLGQNLIVVTPSRDYKLTQDDLDTLKNIEGVVDASPFYSTQGEMYIGGEKKTVFIYGVNPDFLLKALTSLTVKEGRTPSESDLGRALVGYKIAYSDNGEPEYSVGDVVSVTVYQVKTGGKVEVKRLSVVVSGVLDKYGGAAFLNPDQTIFVPMNTVEKMLGVKDWSGILLLAESPNIVDEVSNRIRSMYGGNLDVISFLAIARIASSIVSAVNFITFAATLSAFAVAVAGTASTMITSVVERTREIGVMKAIGFKDTQVLALIIMEGVTMSIIGCAIGVLVGFIGAHLLSTHGLVISSGEAFTMSIQASPKITVELMAETILLTILTGILGSIFPAYRAMKIPPAVALRYE, encoded by the coding sequence ATGCTGGTTAGCGATATATTAAAGCTCAGCATCAGGACGCTCTCGGAGAAGAAACTCAGGGCGGTTTTAACAATCATAGGAATAGCCATAGGTCCCATGGCTTTGATGACCATAGGAGGCGTCACTTCGGGCTACGGTGATTTCATAGTCAACAGTATCATGGGACTCGGGCAAAACCTCATAGTTGTAACACCAAGCAGGGATTACAAGCTTACACAGGATGACTTGGATACGCTTAAAAACATAGAAGGAGTGGTCGATGCATCGCCATTCTATTCGACACAGGGCGAAATGTATATTGGAGGCGAGAAGAAAACCGTCTTCATCTATGGGGTGAACCCGGATTTCCTACTGAAAGCTTTAACCAGCCTCACAGTTAAAGAGGGTAGAACTCCCTCCGAAAGCGATCTCGGTAGAGCACTGGTGGGTTATAAGATAGCTTACAGTGATAACGGTGAGCCAGAGTACAGTGTAGGTGATGTGGTCTCAGTCACGGTCTACCAGGTCAAGACAGGTGGTAAAGTAGAGGTTAAAAGGCTCAGTGTCGTTGTATCCGGTGTACTAGATAAATATGGGGGTGCAGCCTTTCTAAACCCTGATCAAACAATCTTCGTGCCCATGAATACAGTTGAGAAAATGCTTGGCGTAAAAGACTGGAGCGGTATCCTTCTACTCGCTGAATCACCAAATATAGTCGACGAGGTATCGAACAGGATAAGAAGCATGTACGGTGGCAACCTCGACGTGATCTCCTTCCTAGCCATAGCTAGGATAGCCTCAAGCATTGTCTCAGCAGTCAACTTTATAACCTTCGCAGCCACCCTATCGGCATTCGCTGTAGCTGTAGCTGGAACTGCTTCAACAATGATAACCAGCGTCGTGGAGCGTACAAGAGAGATAGGTGTTATGAAGGCCATTGGATTCAAGGATACCCAGGTACTTGCCCTGATAATAATGGAGGGTGTCACGATGAGTATTATCGGGTGTGCCATAGGTGTACTAGTAGGTTTTATCGGTGCGCATCTCCTATCAACTCACGGGCTAGTTATATCAAGCGGGGAAGCCTTCACCATGAGCATACAGGCTTCACCAAAGATAACCGTAGAGCTTATGGCTGAAACAATATTGCTAACCATATTAACAGGCATACTTGGATCAATATTCCCAGCTTACCGCGCTATGAAGATACCGCCTGCAGTAGCATTGAGATACGAGTAG